From Chlamydiifrater volucris, one genomic window encodes:
- the recJ gene encoding single-stranded-DNA-specific exonuclease RecJ: MGLFMGARDWEVCWIFPKEDISRCRALCKAFKLHPVLSKVLVARGIRDVSSARGFLYPRLSECLDPLQIPNMAAAVERLLRARRNRERVLVYGDNDVDGITSVTLLTEFFHQVHIDVEYAFNRLPLNYQHSSPHLANEAQEKGVRLVVTVDWGTTAVKEIQDIRKMGIDVVVTDHHEPTGRFPKGVAIVNPKFFENYPNRELTGVGVAFQLAMAVFRSLLASKEIQEDHIDIYKFLDLVALGTIADLGELSGENRILVSHGISLIREGKRLGLRRLLEISKIDYSRVTASDIALRVAPKLNSLGRLSDPAKGVELLLSIDSIKSLQLVKKIFEIDRERKELERKVFCDIEKFLKNNPSETKKAALVLSSDLWHPRIVPIISAKLSKQYNKPVIIISFSEEIGKGSARTYMNFPLLKVLKKCSDHFLSFGGHNFAAGLSIRKENFVSFKKKFIHLVQSSTHCKHRKEDLFLDAEVDFSALDHELLSSIELLEPFGRGNPSPLFFTTARQYRSPKLVSGSHIKLFLEKDGQHFEGIAFSMEHRLKELKNAGLSELKVAYTPRIICSPFLGEVVQLLVRDFIF; the protein is encoded by the coding sequence ATGGGGCTTTTTATGGGAGCTAGAGACTGGGAGGTGTGTTGGATTTTTCCCAAGGAAGATATCTCCCGTTGTAGGGCCTTGTGTAAGGCTTTTAAGCTTCATCCGGTCCTTTCAAAGGTTTTAGTTGCACGAGGAATAAGGGATGTGTCCTCCGCGCGTGGCTTCTTATATCCTAGATTGTCTGAATGTTTAGATCCCTTGCAGATCCCCAATATGGCGGCGGCTGTGGAAAGGCTCTTGCGTGCCAGACGCAATAGGGAAAGGGTACTAGTTTACGGAGACAACGATGTGGACGGTATTACGTCGGTAACTTTGTTGACGGAATTTTTTCACCAGGTTCACATCGACGTGGAATATGCTTTCAATCGGTTACCTTTGAATTATCAGCATTCCTCTCCACACTTAGCCAACGAGGCACAGGAAAAGGGTGTTCGTCTAGTGGTCACGGTAGATTGGGGGACTACGGCTGTCAAAGAGATTCAAGACATACGAAAAATGGGTATAGATGTTGTTGTTACAGACCATCATGAGCCTACAGGAAGATTTCCTAAGGGAGTGGCCATTGTCAATCCAAAATTCTTCGAGAACTATCCTAATAGAGAGTTGACAGGAGTAGGAGTAGCTTTTCAGCTAGCGATGGCAGTATTTCGATCTCTTTTAGCATCCAAAGAAATCCAAGAAGATCACATTGATATATATAAGTTTTTGGATCTAGTAGCCTTAGGCACGATTGCTGATCTCGGGGAATTATCAGGAGAGAATCGAATTCTTGTTAGCCATGGTATTTCATTAATTCGTGAAGGGAAAAGGCTGGGGTTAAGGCGGTTGCTAGAAATTTCGAAGATAGACTATAGCAGGGTAACAGCCTCTGACATAGCATTGAGAGTTGCTCCAAAGTTGAACAGTTTGGGGCGGTTATCTGATCCAGCTAAAGGGGTGGAATTATTACTGTCTATAGATAGTATAAAATCCCTTCAATTGGTTAAGAAAATTTTTGAAATTGATAGGGAAAGAAAAGAGCTAGAGAGGAAAGTTTTTTGTGATATAGAAAAATTTTTGAAGAATAATCCAAGTGAAACAAAAAAGGCGGCATTGGTTTTATCTTCAGATTTATGGCATCCTAGGATAGTTCCGATCATCTCCGCAAAGCTTTCGAAACAGTATAACAAACCAGTAATCATAATTTCTTTTTCCGAGGAGATTGGCAAAGGGTCAGCCAGGACATACATGAATTTCCCTTTGTTAAAAGTGCTTAAAAAATGTTCTGATCATTTCCTTTCTTTTGGAGGACATAATTTTGCAGCAGGCTTATCGATTCGAAAAGAAAATTTTGTATCTTTTAAGAAAAAGTTTATACACTTAGTCCAATCCTCTACTCATTGCAAACATCGGAAAGAGGATTTATTTCTGGATGCAGAAGTGGACTTTTCAGCTTTGGACCATGAGCTTTTATCTTCTATAGAACTATTAGAGCCTTTTGGTAGAGGAAACCCTTCCCCGCTATTTTTTACCACCGCTAGGCAGTATCGTTCTCCAAAGTTAGTTTCGGGTTCTCACATCAAATTATTTTTGGAAAAGGATGGACAGCATTTTGAGGGAATAGCGTTCTCCATGGAACATCGTCTAAAAGAACTTAAGAATGCTGGGCTCAGTGAATTAAAAGTAGCTTATACGCCAAGAATTATCTGTTCTCCTTTTTTGGGAGAGGTAGTACAATTGCTGGTCCGGGATTTTATTTTTTAG